Proteins from one Streptomyces sp. NBC_00289 genomic window:
- a CDS encoding GyrI-like domain-containing protein — protein sequence MLERLNQAMEHIERHLGQSIDVADLARIAATSEYHLRRMFSALAGMPLSEYIRRRRLTVAGAEVLARREPLLEIAVRYGYSSGEAFARAFRVMHGVGPGEARRTGAVLVSQPRLTFRLTVEGSSSMRYRVVDRPDFTVVGLKARVPLVHTGPNQAIIDFVRGIESRTLEHLEKLADQEPRGIVAVCDDLDPSRAEGTELDYYQGVITSAAAPEGTTVLSVQAGTWAVFTTSGPVPEAIQYLWRDVFTEWFPSNPYRSRPGPEILRTSLSPDKTEADAELWLPVEREQG from the coding sequence GTGCTGGAGCGGCTCAACCAGGCCATGGAGCACATCGAGCGCCACCTCGGCCAGTCCATCGACGTGGCCGATCTGGCGCGCATCGCGGCCACTTCGGAGTACCACCTGCGCCGGATGTTCTCCGCGCTCGCCGGCATGCCGCTGTCGGAGTACATCCGGCGTCGGCGGCTCACCGTCGCCGGCGCCGAGGTGCTCGCCCGGCGTGAGCCGCTGCTGGAGATCGCGGTGCGCTACGGCTACAGCTCGGGCGAGGCGTTCGCGCGGGCGTTCCGGGTCATGCACGGTGTCGGGCCGGGCGAGGCCCGGCGTACTGGCGCCGTGCTTGTCTCCCAGCCCCGGTTGACCTTCCGTCTCACCGTCGAGGGGAGCAGCAGCATGCGTTATCGCGTTGTGGACAGGCCGGACTTCACCGTCGTCGGCCTCAAGGCCCGGGTGCCACTGGTGCACACGGGTCCGAACCAGGCGATCATCGACTTCGTCCGCGGGATCGAATCGCGGACTCTGGAGCACTTGGAGAAGCTGGCGGACCAAGAGCCGCGGGGCATCGTCGCGGTCTGCGACGATCTGGACCCGAGCCGTGCCGAGGGGACCGAACTCGACTACTACCAGGGGGTGATCACGTCGGCGGCTGCCCCCGAGGGCACGACTGTCCTCTCCGTCCAGGCCGGCACCTGGGCGGTCTTCACCACTTCCGGGCCGGTGCCGGAGGCGATCCAATACCTGTGGCGGGACGTGTTCACGGAATGGTTTCCGTCGAACCCGTACCGCAGCCGTCCCGGCCCCGAGATCCTGCGCACCAGTCTGTCGCCGGACAAGACCGAGGCCGACGCCGAGTTGTGGCTTCCGGTGGAGCGGGAGCAGGGGTGA
- a CDS encoding beta-galactosidase has product MISTLLSRLRSGADGDPAHRLAYGADYNPEQWPRDVWEQDVRLMREAGVNVVSVGIFSWARIQPAEDQWDFAWLDEVMDLLHEGGIGVDLATATASPPPWLSTAHPEILPVTANGETLWPGARQHWRPTSPVFREHALRLVREMADRYKDHPALVAWHVSNELGCHNIYDYSDDAARAFRVWLRARYGTLAALNHAWGTAFWSQRYSDWEQILPPRLAASHPNPTQQLDFKRFSSDALKDYLRAERDVLREITPDVPVTTNFMVMGGTKGMNYPDWAEEIDFVSNDHYVHPGPQDRDELSFSANLTSGIAGGRPWFLMEHSTSAVNWQPVNVAKRPGDLARDSLLHVAHGADAVCFFQWRQSSAGAEKYHSAMVPHAGEDSELFRAVTALGATLKALAPVAGSEREPARVGIVYDWDSWWASEQDSHPTSLLDYRQEALDWYSALLGLGIRADLVTTRADLTRHQVLIAPVLHMVPADLAKELTRYTEQGGHLITTYFSAVVDENDHVWLGGYPGALRDLLGLRVEEFGPLLPGETVALDDTTTGSVWTDRITVTAPDTEVLAGYRTGPQAGRPAVTRRPTGSGSAAYVSTRLGVEGLTALLPRLLGPAGVESELPAGVRGLVELTVRRGADSRFLFLANRTDATVQVPGLAGEVLHGTPLAHGLLTLGPRDVAVLRRPAD; this is encoded by the coding sequence ATGATCTCCACCCTCCTGTCCCGCCTGCGGAGCGGGGCGGACGGTGACCCCGCCCACCGCCTCGCCTACGGCGCCGACTACAACCCGGAGCAGTGGCCCCGGGACGTGTGGGAGCAGGACGTCAGGCTGATGCGCGAGGCCGGCGTCAACGTGGTCTCCGTGGGGATCTTCTCGTGGGCCCGTATCCAGCCCGCCGAGGACCAGTGGGACTTCGCCTGGCTCGACGAGGTCATGGACCTGCTCCACGAGGGCGGCATCGGCGTCGACCTGGCCACCGCCACCGCCTCCCCGCCGCCCTGGCTCAGCACGGCCCACCCGGAGATCCTTCCGGTCACGGCGAACGGGGAGACCCTGTGGCCCGGCGCCCGCCAGCACTGGCGGCCCACCTCACCCGTGTTCCGCGAGCACGCCCTGCGCCTGGTACGCGAGATGGCGGACCGGTACAAGGACCACCCGGCGCTGGTCGCCTGGCACGTCTCCAACGAGCTGGGCTGCCACAACATCTACGACTACTCCGACGACGCGGCCCGCGCCTTCCGCGTATGGCTGCGCGCCCGCTACGGCACGCTCGCCGCCCTCAACCACGCCTGGGGCACGGCGTTCTGGTCGCAGCGCTACAGCGACTGGGAGCAGATCCTGCCGCCCCGGCTGGCCGCCTCGCACCCCAACCCGACCCAGCAGCTGGACTTCAAGCGGTTCTCGTCGGACGCGCTCAAGGACTACCTGCGGGCCGAGCGGGACGTCCTCCGCGAGATCACCCCCGACGTGCCGGTCACCACGAACTTCATGGTGATGGGCGGCACCAAGGGCATGAACTACCCGGACTGGGCGGAGGAGATCGACTTCGTCTCCAACGACCACTACGTCCACCCCGGACCCCAGGACCGCGACGAGCTGTCCTTCTCCGCGAACCTCACCAGCGGCATCGCCGGCGGCCGGCCCTGGTTCCTGATGGAGCACTCCACCAGCGCCGTCAACTGGCAGCCCGTCAACGTGGCCAAGCGGCCCGGTGACCTGGCCCGCGACTCACTGCTGCACGTGGCACACGGCGCCGACGCGGTCTGCTTCTTCCAGTGGCGCCAGTCGTCGGCCGGCGCCGAGAAGTACCACTCGGCGATGGTCCCGCACGCCGGCGAGGACAGCGAGCTCTTCCGCGCGGTGACCGCACTCGGCGCGACCCTCAAGGCTCTCGCCCCGGTCGCCGGATCCGAGCGGGAGCCGGCCAGGGTGGGCATCGTCTACGACTGGGACTCGTGGTGGGCGAGCGAACAGGACTCGCACCCCACCTCCCTGCTCGACTACCGCCAGGAGGCGCTCGACTGGTACTCGGCGCTCCTCGGCCTCGGCATCCGCGCCGACCTCGTCACCACCCGCGCCGACCTGACCCGCCACCAGGTGCTGATCGCCCCCGTGCTGCACATGGTGCCCGCCGACCTCGCCAAGGAACTCACCCGGTACACCGAGCAGGGCGGCCACCTGATCACCACGTACTTCTCGGCGGTCGTCGACGAGAACGACCACGTCTGGCTCGGCGGCTACCCGGGCGCCCTGCGCGACCTGCTCGGCCTGCGTGTCGAGGAGTTCGGCCCGCTGCTCCCCGGGGAGACCGTCGCCCTGGACGACACGACGACCGGCAGCGTGTGGACCGACCGGATCACCGTCACCGCCCCGGACACCGAGGTCCTGGCCGGCTACCGCACCGGCCCCCAGGCCGGCCGTCCCGCCGTCACCCGGCGGCCGACGGGCAGCGGCTCGGCCGCCTACGTCTCCACGCGGCTGGGTGTCGAAGGGCTCACCGCGCTGCTGCCGCGCCTGCTCGGACCAGCCGGGGTGGAGAGCGAACTGCCCGCCGGCGTACGCGGACTGGTCGAACTGACCGTGCGCCGCGGCGCCGACAGCCGGTTCCTGTTCCTGGCCAACCGCACCGACGCCACCGTGCAGGTGCCCGGCCTCGCCGGAGAGGTACTGCACGGCACCCCCCTCGCCCACGGCCTCCTCACCCTCGGACCGCGGGACGTCGCCGTACTGCGCCGGCCGGCCGACTGA
- a CDS encoding nuclear transport factor 2 family protein, with the protein MNGTPASVVEAAFRHYRSQDREAALPLYADDFTFTSPQDDHIDKATFFERCFPTVDRLKEQRLLHVTAASEELVFVYYAYELTTGDRYRNMEAITVRDGLIREVQVFFGGKV; encoded by the coding sequence ATGAACGGCACTCCGGCAAGCGTCGTCGAGGCGGCCTTCCGCCACTATCGGTCACAGGACCGCGAAGCAGCCCTGCCTCTCTACGCCGACGACTTCACCTTCACCAGTCCACAGGACGACCACATCGACAAGGCGACGTTCTTCGAGCGATGCTTCCCCACCGTCGACCGGCTCAAGGAACAGCGACTGCTGCACGTGACCGCCGCGAGCGAGGAGCTCGTCTTCGTCTACTACGCGTACGAGCTCACCACGGGTGACCGGTACCGCAACATGGAGGCGATCACCGTGCGTGACGGGCTCATCCGCGAGGTGCAGGTCTTCTTCGGCGGCAAGGTCTAG
- a CDS encoding carbohydrate ABC transporter permease: MTTLQPPVAAEPRPAPPPAKRDRRSWTGWGFIGPFVAVFALVFLAPIVYSIYLSLFRDQLIGGNTFVGLDNYTQALKDDQFWASLGRVTLFLCVQVPIMLGIALLVALALDSGRLYGKSFFRITIFLPYAVPAVVATLMWGFMYGTKYGLVGDINDAFGVTLPDPLSPDLVLASIGNIVTWEFVGYNMLIFYSALRVIPNSLYEAAEIDGAGQIRMISAIKLPAIRGALVIATIFSIIGSFQLFNEPNILRPLARNAITTDYTPNFYTYSLSFNGQQQNYSAAVAIIMGLITMVIAYVVQLRGMRKGA; the protein is encoded by the coding sequence ATGACGACGCTGCAACCGCCGGTGGCCGCCGAGCCGCGGCCGGCACCGCCTCCGGCGAAACGGGACCGCCGCTCCTGGACGGGATGGGGTTTCATCGGTCCCTTCGTGGCCGTGTTCGCCCTGGTCTTCCTGGCTCCGATCGTGTACTCGATCTACCTGAGCCTCTTCCGCGACCAGCTCATCGGCGGAAACACCTTCGTGGGGCTGGACAACTACACCCAGGCCCTCAAGGACGACCAGTTCTGGGCCTCGCTCGGCCGGGTCACGCTCTTCCTGTGCGTCCAGGTGCCGATCATGCTCGGCATCGCGCTGCTGGTGGCGCTGGCGCTGGACAGCGGGCGGCTCTACGGCAAGAGCTTCTTCCGGATCACGATCTTCCTGCCGTACGCGGTGCCCGCGGTGGTCGCCACCCTGATGTGGGGCTTCATGTATGGCACCAAGTACGGCCTGGTGGGCGACATCAACGACGCCTTCGGCGTCACGCTGCCCGACCCCCTCTCCCCCGACTTGGTGCTGGCCTCGATCGGCAACATCGTGACGTGGGAGTTCGTCGGCTACAACATGCTGATCTTCTACTCGGCGCTGCGCGTCATCCCCAACTCGCTGTACGAGGCGGCGGAGATCGACGGCGCCGGTCAGATCCGGATGATCAGCGCGATCAAGCTGCCCGCGATCCGCGGCGCCCTGGTCATCGCGACGATCTTCTCCATCATCGGCAGCTTCCAGCTCTTCAACGAGCCCAACATCCTGCGGCCGTTGGCGCGCAACGCCATCACGACCGACTACACCCCGAACTTCTACACGTACTCGCTGTCCTTCAACGGCCAGCAGCAGAACTACTCCGCGGCGGTGGCCATCATCATGGGCCTGATCACGATGGTGATCGCCTACGTCGTGCAGCTGCGCGGCATGCGCAAGGGAGCGTGA
- a CDS encoding RICIN domain-containing protein → MARRTRTRRTLGAAALTALATGAALLSVPAQAEAAASVTVTPDPSYKQEKFEGWGTSLVWFANATGDYPPAIREKLAKLLFGDDGLALNIARYNIGGGNAPDVNDYLRAGGAVEGWWKAPAGTTREDTDWWSADDPADWNKNADANQRWWVDRIKKDITHWETFSNSPPWFMTESGYVSGGFDANKDQLKTDSVDDFAAYMAGATKRLEKAEGIKVDTVDPFNEPNTGYWGTKLGADGEPVGGRQEGAHIGPELQQKVLAALAPALKKAKVKSDISAMDETNPSIFSTNWNSYSQASRDLVDQMNVHTYGTGQRTTVRDLAKAADKPLWMSEVEGDWGDGQSFTDMRPGLGLAQQMVNDLRELEPKAWVFWQPVEDYDNMKPGGESAKGGNWGSIQLPFSCTSEDTLESCPVYTNTKFDTARNFTHFIKPGDKLIKTNDTSSAAAVTANGKGASLVHVNSTTEARTVTVDLSKFGTVDRKATVTPVVTSADGKLRKQAPIKVSGREATFTVPAQSVTSFTIKGVSGVAKDAPLIRRGHTYTLTGVQSGKAVTVSANGTSLAIGTGNGGTAQQWQLDARYGETGARQRYVFSNPAEGKRLAVRDNVPVVEPDTGKRDAATEWIMSTTGDGTWTLVNKATGRVLEVGGQATNEGAAVTTWQPNSGSNQRWTVTDVTSTTAKD, encoded by the coding sequence ATGGCACGCCGCACCCGCACCAGACGGACCCTCGGGGCCGCCGCACTGACGGCCCTGGCCACCGGGGCCGCCCTGCTCAGCGTCCCCGCACAGGCCGAGGCCGCCGCCTCCGTCACCGTGACACCGGACCCGTCGTACAAGCAGGAGAAGTTCGAGGGCTGGGGCACCAGTCTGGTCTGGTTCGCGAACGCCACCGGCGACTACCCGCCGGCGATCCGCGAGAAGCTCGCCAAGCTCCTCTTCGGCGACGACGGCCTGGCGCTGAACATAGCCCGGTACAACATCGGTGGCGGCAACGCGCCCGACGTGAACGACTACCTGCGCGCCGGTGGTGCCGTCGAGGGCTGGTGGAAGGCGCCCGCGGGCACCACCCGCGAGGACACCGACTGGTGGAGTGCCGACGACCCGGCCGACTGGAACAAGAACGCCGACGCGAACCAGCGCTGGTGGGTGGACCGCATCAAGAAGGACATCACCCACTGGGAGACGTTCAGCAACTCCCCGCCGTGGTTCATGACCGAGAGCGGTTACGTCTCCGGCGGGTTCGACGCCAACAAGGACCAGTTGAAGACCGACTCGGTCGACGACTTCGCCGCCTACATGGCGGGCGCGACCAAACGGCTGGAGAAGGCGGAGGGCATCAAGGTCGACACCGTCGACCCGTTCAACGAGCCCAACACCGGCTACTGGGGCACCAAGCTGGGCGCGGACGGCGAGCCGGTCGGCGGTCGTCAGGAGGGCGCCCACATCGGCCCCGAGCTCCAGCAGAAGGTACTCGCCGCGCTGGCTCCCGCGCTGAAGAAGGCGAAGGTCAAGTCGGACATCTCGGCGATGGACGAGACCAACCCGTCGATCTTCTCGACGAACTGGAACTCCTACTCGCAGGCCTCGCGCGACCTGGTCGACCAGATGAACGTCCACACCTACGGCACCGGACAGCGCACCACCGTGCGGGACCTGGCCAAGGCCGCCGACAAGCCGCTGTGGATGAGCGAGGTCGAGGGCGACTGGGGCGACGGCCAGAGCTTCACCGACATGCGGCCGGGCCTCGGGCTCGCCCAGCAGATGGTCAACGACCTGCGGGAACTGGAGCCCAAGGCCTGGGTGTTCTGGCAGCCGGTCGAGGACTACGACAACATGAAGCCGGGCGGCGAGTCCGCGAAGGGCGGCAACTGGGGCAGCATCCAGCTCCCGTTCAGCTGCACCTCCGAGGACACCCTTGAGTCCTGCCCCGTCTACACGAACACCAAGTTCGACACCGCGCGCAACTTCACGCACTTCATCAAGCCCGGCGACAAGCTGATCAAGACGAACGACACCTCCAGCGCCGCCGCGGTGACCGCGAACGGCAAGGGCGCCTCGCTCGTCCACGTCAACAGCACCACCGAGGCCCGCACGGTCACCGTCGACCTGTCCAAGTTCGGCACCGTCGACCGGAAGGCGACCGTGACCCCGGTCGTCACCAGCGCCGATGGCAAGCTGCGGAAGCAGGCGCCGATCAAGGTCAGCGGCCGCGAGGCCACGTTCACGGTGCCCGCCCAGTCGGTGACCTCCTTCACCATCAAGGGTGTCTCCGGTGTCGCGAAGGACGCCCCGCTGATCCGCAGGGGCCACACCTACACGCTGACCGGCGTGCAGAGTGGCAAGGCGGTCACCGTCTCGGCCAACGGCACCAGCCTGGCCATCGGTACGGGCAACGGCGGCACCGCGCAGCAGTGGCAGCTCGACGCCCGGTACGGCGAGACCGGCGCCCGCCAGCGGTACGTCTTCAGCAACCCGGCGGAGGGCAAGCGCCTCGCCGTCCGCGACAACGTGCCCGTGGTGGAACCCGACACCGGCAAGCGCGACGCCGCCACCGAGTGGATCATGTCGACCACCGGTGACGGCACGTGGACGCTGGTGAACAAGGCCACCGGACGCGTCCTGGAGGTCGGCGGCCAGGCCACGAACGAGGGGGCCGCCGTCACCACGTGGCAGCCCAACTCCGGCTCCAACCAACGCTGGACGGTCACCGACGTGACCAGCACGACGGCGAAGGACTAG
- a CDS encoding sugar ABC transporter substrate-binding protein, which yields MRRKTGRLLRGLALLSTLALGATACGGSDDSSEQKQVSAGDIQAALEKGGTVSVWAWEPTLKTVAADFEKKYPKVKINLVSERSGDKHYTALSNAISAGKGVPDVAQVEYFALGQYSLTKGLTDLSSYGADKLASKYTPGPWNAVSDGKAVYGLPMDSGPMALFYNKKVFDKYKIAVPTTWDEYVEAARKLHKADPKLYIAADAGDAGLTTSLLWQAGSRPYKVDGTKVKIDFSDAGAKKYTDTWQKLIDEKLVAPIYGWTDDWYKGLGDGTIATLPSGAWMPANFVTGVKNASGDWRAAPMPAWTKGDKASTENGGSSLALPALGKNKELAYAFVEYANAGDGVQTRVKQGAFPATTAELKSTEFQNTKFDYFGGQEANKIFAESAANVASDWSYLPFQQYANSIFNDTVGKAYVSGTKLTDALKSWQDASVKYGEEQGFTVEK from the coding sequence ATGCGCAGAAAGACCGGCCGCCTCCTGCGCGGCCTCGCCCTCCTGTCCACCCTCGCCCTGGGTGCCACCGCCTGCGGCGGCTCGGACGACAGCTCCGAGCAGAAGCAGGTCTCGGCCGGGGACATCCAGGCAGCCCTGGAGAAGGGCGGCACGGTCTCGGTCTGGGCCTGGGAGCCGACGCTCAAGACGGTCGCCGCCGACTTCGAGAAGAAGTACCCCAAGGTCAAGATCAACCTCGTCAGTGAGCGCTCGGGCGACAAGCACTACACCGCGCTGTCGAACGCCATATCGGCCGGCAAGGGCGTCCCCGACGTCGCGCAGGTCGAGTACTTCGCGCTCGGCCAGTACTCGCTGACCAAGGGCCTCACGGACCTGTCCTCGTACGGCGCCGACAAGCTCGCCTCCAAGTACACGCCGGGTCCGTGGAACGCGGTCAGCGACGGCAAGGCCGTCTACGGACTGCCGATGGACTCCGGTCCGATGGCGCTGTTCTACAACAAGAAGGTCTTCGACAAGTACAAGATCGCCGTTCCGACCACCTGGGACGAGTACGTCGAGGCGGCCCGCAAGCTGCACAAGGCCGACCCCAAGCTCTACATCGCCGCCGACGCCGGCGACGCGGGTCTCACCACCAGCCTGCTGTGGCAGGCCGGTTCGCGTCCCTACAAGGTCGACGGCACCAAGGTGAAGATCGACTTCAGTGACGCGGGCGCCAAGAAGTACACCGACACCTGGCAGAAGCTCATCGACGAGAAGCTCGTCGCGCCCATCTACGGCTGGACCGACGACTGGTACAAGGGCCTGGGCGACGGCACCATCGCCACGCTGCCCAGCGGCGCCTGGATGCCGGCCAACTTCGTCACCGGTGTGAAGAACGCCTCCGGTGACTGGCGAGCGGCCCCGATGCCGGCGTGGACCAAGGGTGACAAGGCGAGCACGGAGAACGGCGGCAGCTCCCTGGCGCTGCCCGCGCTGGGCAAGAACAAGGAACTCGCCTACGCCTTCGTGGAGTACGCGAACGCCGGTGACGGTGTGCAGACCCGTGTCAAGCAGGGGGCCTTCCCGGCGACCACCGCGGAGCTGAAGTCCACCGAGTTCCAGAACACCAAGTTCGACTACTTCGGTGGCCAGGAGGCGAACAAGATCTTCGCCGAGTCCGCCGCCAACGTGGCTTCCGACTGGTCGTACCTGCCCTTCCAGCAGTACGCCAACTCGATCTTCAACGACACGGTCGGCAAGGCCTACGTCTCCGGCACCAAGCTGACGGACGCGCTGAAGTCGTGGCAGGACGCCTCGGTCAAGTACGGCGAGGAGCAGGGCTTCACCGTCGAGAAGTAG
- a CDS encoding LacI family DNA-binding transcriptional regulator: protein MADVAQLAGVSSQTVSRVSNGYAGVNEETRRQVLAAMKELGYRPNSAARALKRGEFRTIGVITFTLSTTGNVRTLEAIATSAAAEGYAVTLLPVAMPTQDEVRGAFSRLEELAVDAVIVIMEVHLLDAATVTLPPHVQVVVVDSDAGDRYTVVDTDQSGGTRTAVRHLLDLGHRTVWHLGGPEGSFAAQRRTDAWRAALAEAGRPAPPLVRGDWSAESGYRVGLELAAQDECTAVFAANDQMALGLLRALHERGRRVPEDVSVVGFDDIPEAGSFLPPLTTLHQDFAEVGRLCVEAVLRNMRLGGARRGTTLVPTRLVVRSSTAPPAGGAGSA, encoded by the coding sequence ATGGCGGACGTGGCCCAACTGGCCGGCGTGTCCTCGCAGACCGTGTCCCGGGTGTCCAACGGTTACGCCGGAGTGAACGAGGAGACCCGCCGGCAAGTACTCGCCGCCATGAAGGAACTCGGCTACCGGCCCAACAGCGCTGCCCGTGCACTCAAGCGCGGCGAGTTCCGCACCATAGGCGTCATCACCTTCACCCTGTCCACCACGGGCAACGTGCGCACGCTGGAGGCGATCGCCACCTCCGCCGCGGCCGAGGGATACGCGGTGACGCTGCTGCCGGTCGCCATGCCCACCCAGGACGAGGTGCGGGGCGCCTTCTCCCGCCTCGAAGAACTCGCGGTCGACGCGGTGATCGTCATCATGGAGGTCCACCTGCTGGACGCGGCGACCGTCACCCTCCCGCCGCACGTCCAGGTCGTGGTCGTCGACTCCGACGCCGGTGACCGGTACACCGTCGTCGACACCGACCAGAGCGGCGGCACCCGTACCGCCGTACGCCACCTGCTCGACCTCGGACACCGGACCGTATGGCATCTGGGCGGCCCCGAGGGCTCCTTCGCCGCCCAGCGCCGCACGGACGCCTGGCGCGCGGCCCTCGCCGAGGCCGGACGCCCCGCCCCACCGCTCGTACGCGGCGACTGGTCGGCGGAGTCCGGCTACCGCGTCGGCCTTGAACTGGCCGCCCAGGACGAGTGCACCGCCGTCTTCGCGGCCAACGACCAGATGGCCCTGGGCCTGCTGCGCGCCCTGCACGAACGCGGACGGCGCGTGCCCGAGGACGTCAGCGTCGTCGGCTTCGACGACATCCCCGAAGCAGGCTCCTTCCTCCCCCCGCTCACCACGCTCCACCAGGACTTCGCCGAAGTGGGACGACTCTGCGTGGAGGCGGTGCTGCGCAACATGCGCCTGGGCGGAGCCCGACGGGGGACCACCCTCGTGCCGACCCGCCTGGTGGTGCGGTCGAGCACGGCACCGCCTGCCGGTGGCGCGGGGAGCGCCTGA
- a CDS encoding carbohydrate ABC transporter permease, whose translation MSTPVTTTSPAPPAKAAGAPTSTPRLRTPRRHSPGRPKRSVLLTVLTSLVVLYTVVPLIWLVINATKTQSGLADSSGLWFAHDFALWDNIRDTFTYHDGIFGRWLLNTAMYVVLGAGGATLLAVLGGYALAKFDFFGKRGVFAVVIGAVAVPGTALAVPTFLMFSKMGLTDTPWAVIIPSLVSPFGLYLMWVFATEAIPTELLEAARIDGAGEVRTFFQVALPLLAPGLVTVLLFTTVATWNNYFLPLIMLKDSDWYPLTLGLSAWNSQAETIGGDVIYNLVITGSLITILPLIAAFLLLQKYWQSGLAAGSVKE comes from the coding sequence ATGAGCACCCCTGTCACCACCACCTCCCCCGCCCCGCCCGCCAAAGCCGCCGGCGCCCCCACCAGCACGCCACGGCTGCGTACTCCGCGCCGGCACTCCCCCGGGCGGCCCAAGCGCAGCGTGCTGCTCACCGTACTGACCTCACTGGTCGTCCTCTACACCGTCGTGCCGCTGATCTGGCTGGTCATCAACGCCACCAAGACCCAGTCGGGCCTGGCCGACTCGTCCGGTCTGTGGTTCGCCCACGACTTCGCCCTGTGGGACAACATCCGCGACACGTTCACGTACCACGACGGCATCTTCGGCCGCTGGCTCCTGAACACCGCGATGTACGTCGTGCTCGGCGCCGGTGGCGCCACGCTGCTCGCGGTGCTGGGCGGGTACGCGCTGGCGAAGTTCGACTTCTTCGGCAAGCGCGGCGTCTTCGCCGTGGTCATCGGCGCCGTCGCCGTTCCCGGCACAGCGCTCGCGGTGCCCACCTTCCTGATGTTCAGCAAGATGGGCCTGACCGACACCCCCTGGGCGGTCATCATCCCGTCGCTGGTGTCGCCGTTCGGCCTGTACCTGATGTGGGTCTTCGCCACCGAGGCCATCCCGACCGAACTCCTCGAGGCCGCCCGCATCGACGGGGCCGGCGAGGTGCGCACCTTCTTCCAGGTCGCCCTGCCGCTGCTCGCCCCCGGCCTCGTGACCGTCCTGCTGTTCACCACGGTGGCCACCTGGAACAACTACTTCCTGCCACTGATCATGCTCAAGGACTCCGACTGGTACCCGCTGACCCTGGGCCTGAGCGCCTGGAACTCGCAGGCGGAGACCATCGGTGGCGATGTGATCTACAACCTGGTGATCACCGGTTCGCTGATCACCATCCTTCCGCTGATCGCCGCGTTCCTGCTGCTGCAGAAGTACTGGCAGTCGGGTCTCGCCGCCGGAAGCGTCAAGGAATGA